GAACAGCTGCTTGACGATGAGCCTCCCGGTGCGGTCGCGGGCGTGCGCGGGGTCGAGCTCCCGGGAGGCCGGCGACAGGGCCGCCATCCGGAACGTGCCGCCGATCCGTCCGGTGGTCCGCGGGTCCGGGTCGCCGTTGTCCCGGTTGAGCTGGACGACGAGCACGGTGCCGACGAGCACCAGCGCGACCAGCGCCGCGCCGCCCGCGCTCGCCAGCACGCCGATCCCGGGCCGTCCCGGACCGCCGGGCCCGTTCCCGGTTCCGCCGCCCGGCCCGGTTCCGCCCGGCCCTCCTCCGGGGCCGCCGGGCCAGGTGCCGCTCCCCGGCAGGGACGGCCCGCCCGGCCAGGTGGGGGCACCGTGCCCGCCCGGCGCCGTGGCCTGATTCGGCCCCGTGGCCTGATTCGGCCACGGCGTCCCCGGGACGGGCGGAAGACCGGGCGCCGGTACGGGCCGCCCCGCCTGCGGCCCGGGCGGGGGCGCCGCTCCGGGCGGCGACGGTGCGGCCGGGGCGCGCAGCCGGGCCGTCTCGGTCGCCGCCGCCGCCGCGCCCCGCGTCAGGATCGCGGTTTCCGGGGCGTCCCCGCCGTCTCCCTCCGGCTGCCCGGCTCCGGGTTGCGGCGGGCTCCCCGCGAGCGCGAGGAGGTGCGCCAGGACGTGCGGGGAGGCCGGGCGGAGCGCCGGGTCCTTGGAGAGGCAGTCCGCCACGACCTCGCGGAGCGGCTCGCCGAGGTCCCCGAGGTCGGGAGGCAGGTTGAGGATGCGGTGCATGACCGCGGGGATCGAGTCCTGGCCGAACGCGGGGCGCCCGCACGCCGCGTAGACCATCGTGGCGCCCCACGCGAACACGTCGGCGGCGGGGCCGACCTGCGCGCCGGAGATCTGCTCGGGCGCCATGTACGCGGGGGTGCCGACGGCCGTGCTGGACATCGTGCCCGTCGCGTCCAGCGCCCGCGCGATGCCGAAGTCGATGACGCGCGGGCCGTCGGGCGCCAGCAGCACGTTGGCGGGCTTGAAGTCGCGGTGCACGACGCCGGCCTGGTGGATGGCGGCGAGCGCCGTCATCGTCCCGATCGCGAGCCGGTCCAGCTCGGCGCCGCGGAGCGGGCCGTCGGCGGCGAGCACCTCCGACAGCGACGGCCCCTCGATGTACTCGCTGACGATGTACGGGCGGTCGCCCTCGACGTCGGAGTCCAGGACGCGGGCCGTGCAGAACGCCGACACCCGCTTGGCCGTGGCGACCTCGGCGGCGAACCGGGCGCGAGCCTTGGGGTCGCCGCTGAACCGCGCGTGCAGCAGTTTCACGGCGACCCGTCGGCCCTCCCCGTCCTCACCGAGGTAGACCGCGCCCTGACCGCCCTCCCCGAGGAGGCCGGTCAGGCGGTAGGAGCCGAGACGGGACGGATCACCCTCTCGGAGAGGGGTGACCGCCGCCGTCACTTGCGGACGGTTCCGTACGCGGCGGCCGACGGCTCGGACCGGTCCTGCCGCCACTCCCACCGGAGCGTGTTCTCGGACCCCAGCTGGGTGAAGGTGATGTACCCGGGCGCGCACTCGTTCGGGTCCATCCCCGCCATCGGGGTCTCCCGGTACTCGACCTTCGAGCTGTTCCGGTCACCGGACAGCAGCGTCAGCCTCGTGTAGCAGTTGTCCTGCGCGCCGGACGGGTAGGTGTACCGGGCGGTGCCGCTCGTGTAGAGCAGCGCGAACCGGGCGTCGAACTTCTGGTGCCCCGCCCTCGCGCCCGGCTGGTTCCCGTCGCCCTCGTACACGCCGAGGAGCCCGCCCCGGGACGTGATCGCCGACGTCGGCCGGTCGGTCGGCGGGGTGTAGGTGGTCGGCGGGACGTACGGGTCGCCGCCGGCGCGGTCGTCCTCCTCGCTGGCGAGCACCACCACCGCCACGATCGCGACCAGCGTGATCAGCGCGAGCACGCCGCAGCCGATCGCGATGATCGGGCCCGCGCCGCCCGACTGCTTCTGCGACGGGTATCCCGGGCCGCCCGGGCCCGGCATGGGCGCGCCGTGCTGCTGCATCCCCACGGGCGGCGGGCCCATCGACTGCGCGCCCATGGGCTGCGGGGGCGGCGTCGTCGGCCCGCCGGGCGCACCCTGGTACATCGGCATCGGCGGCGGGGTGATCGGCTGCGGCGGCGGGGTCGTCGGCCCCGGCGGCGGCGCCTGCTGCATCGGCATCGGCGGCGGCGTGATCTGCTGCTGCGGCCGCGCCTGCGGCGCCGGCGGAACCGGGGGAGGCGGCGGGAGCTGCGCGGCGATCCGGGTGCCCTGGTTGAGGAGCTCCTCCCCCTCCGCCTGGCCGCCCGGCGCGGCGCCGACGTGCCCCAGCAGGTTCAGCAGGAGCTGGGGCGCCGGCGGGCGCAGGCCCGCGTCCTTGGACAGGCACTGCCCGATCAGGTCGCGCAGCGGGCCCTGGGGAAGCGCCGACAGGTCCGGCTCCTCGTTGAGGATCCGGTTGATGATGACCGGCAGCGTGTCGGCCTCGAAGGGCGACTGCCCGGTGGCGGCGAACACCATGGTCGCGCCCCAGGCGAAGATGTCGACGGCCGGGGTGAGCGGCGCGCCCGTCAGCTGCTCGGGCGCCAGGTAGCCGGGGGTGCCGACCACCATGCCGGTGGCGGTCACCGCGCTCTCCTGCGAGTTGACCGTCCGGGCGATGCCGAAGTCGACGACGCGGGGACCGTCCGAGGCCAGCATGACGTTGTTGGGCTTGAAGTCGCGGTGCACGATCCCGGCCTCGTGGATGGCGGCGAGCGCCGTCGCCGTGCCGATCGCGAGGCGCTCCAGCTCCTCGGGGCCGCGCGGCCCGTCGTGCGCGACCACGTCGTGCAGCGACGGGCCGTCGATGAACTCGCTGACGACGTACGGCTGGTCGCCGTGGACGTCGGCCTCCAGGACGCGGGCCGTGCAGAAGGGCTCGACCTTCTGCGCCGCCGTCACCTCGCGGGTGAAGCGGGCACGCGCCGCCGGGTCGTTCGCCATCTGCGCGTGCAGCAGCTTGATCGCGACGTACTCGCCTCCCGGCGCCTTCCCCAGGAAGACGGCGCCCTGACCTCCGGCGCCGAGCCGCCCGACGACCTCGTACTGTCCCAGTGCCCTAGGATCGCCCGGCTCCAGCGGAGCGGCATCCGGCATCTGACCCTCCCGTGACCCGCAGTGATGTCCCGCGATAGTGTGCGCCGGACCCCTTGGACGGGGCCGTCCCGCCGGCGTCCGCCGGGCAGACCCCGCAGGGGGCCCGCCCCCAACCTCAGGCGGGCACGATATCGCGTTAGTTCAGACGTTTCACCGAAGCTTCCGGTTCGACTTCCGGCCAGCCGGATCGCGCCACTCCGCCGCGCCGGGCAGGTCGGTGCGCACAACCGCCGCGGGACCGATATGATCCCCGCCGCCACGGGATCCCCGGCGGGGTGTTCCCAGTGCCGAGACCGCACCGGGAGGAACGCCGGGTGTGTGACGGAAGACACATTTCGAGGAAGAGACCCGGGTGACTGCTGTCACTCGTGGGAACGGTCGCGCCTCGTGTGTCACAGGTCACCAACCGTGACAGAATTTCCCGCCCGGATCGGGCACAAGAACGGTCCCCCGAGCGTTAGATCCGCGCGACGGGGCGCATAAAGCACTGAGGGGGATGGAGATAGAAGATGGCGACCGACTACGACAGCCCACGGAAGACCGACGACGACCTGAGCGAGGACAGCCTCCAGGAGCTCCAGGCCCGGCGCGCGGACAAGGCCGCCAGCATCATCGATGAGGACCTGGACGCCGGTGAGGTCGCCGAGCTGCCCGGCGCCGACCTGTCGAACGAGGAGCTCACCTTCCGGGTGGTTCCGCGGCAGGCCGACGAGTTCACCTGCACGCGCTGCTTCCTGGTGCACCACCGCAGCCAGCTGGCCACGGAGAAGAACGGCCAGCCGGTCTGCCGCGAGTGCGCCGCCTGAACCGGAGCGGCCGTCGGGTGGCGGGCGAGGTCGAGAAACGGCATGACGACGTGGAGCCGGCGCACGGCGACGGCTCCACGGAGTTCGGTGAGCTCATCGGCAGGCTCACCGACGACGACATGGACCGTGAGACCCGCGGCCGCCTGCTGGGGCGACTGGCCGGACTGCTCGGCCAGAGCGCCCGCAAGGTGGGCGCCGCGGGTCTCGCGCGCGGCCGCCTCCTCGGCGACCTGCTCATGGAGGCCGCCCCCCACATCCCGATCCGCGACCTCGAGACCCTCCAGGC
The sequence above is drawn from the Actinomadura hallensis genome and encodes:
- a CDS encoding serine/threonine-protein kinase is translated as MPDAAPLEPGDPRALGQYEVVGRLGAGGQGAVFLGKAPGGEYVAIKLLHAQMANDPAARARFTREVTAAQKVEPFCTARVLEADVHGDQPYVVSEFIDGPSLHDVVAHDGPRGPEELERLAIGTATALAAIHEAGIVHRDFKPNNVMLASDGPRVVDFGIARTVNSQESAVTATGMVVGTPGYLAPEQLTGAPLTPAVDIFAWGATMVFAATGQSPFEADTLPVIINRILNEEPDLSALPQGPLRDLIGQCLSKDAGLRPPAPQLLLNLLGHVGAAPGGQAEGEELLNQGTRIAAQLPPPPPVPPAPQARPQQQITPPPMPMQQAPPPGPTTPPPQPITPPPMPMYQGAPGGPTTPPPQPMGAQSMGPPPVGMQQHGAPMPGPGGPGYPSQKQSGGAGPIIAIGCGVLALITLVAIVAVVVLASEEDDRAGGDPYVPPTTYTPPTDRPTSAITSRGGLLGVYEGDGNQPGARAGHQKFDARFALLYTSGTARYTYPSGAQDNCYTRLTLLSGDRNSSKVEYRETPMAGMDPNECAPGYITFTQLGSENTLRWEWRQDRSEPSAAAYGTVRK
- a CDS encoding ABC transporter substrate-binding protein produces the protein MTAAVTPLREGDPSRLGSYRLTGLLGEGGQGAVYLGEDGEGRRVAVKLLHARFSGDPKARARFAAEVATAKRVSAFCTARVLDSDVEGDRPYIVSEYIEGPSLSEVLAADGPLRGAELDRLAIGTMTALAAIHQAGVVHRDFKPANVLLAPDGPRVIDFGIARALDATGTMSSTAVGTPAYMAPEQISGAQVGPAADVFAWGATMVYAACGRPAFGQDSIPAVMHRILNLPPDLGDLGEPLREVVADCLSKDPALRPASPHVLAHLLALAGSPPQPGAGQPEGDGGDAPETAILTRGAAAAATETARLRAPAAPSPPGAAPPPGPQAGRPVPAPGLPPVPGTPWPNQATGPNQATAPGGHGAPTWPGGPSLPGSGTWPGGPGGGPGGTGPGGGTGNGPGGPGRPGIGVLASAGGAALVALVLVGTVLVVQLNRDNGDPDPRTTGRIGGTFRMAALSPASRELDPAHARDRTGRLIVKQLFTGLVEIDSRGAVRNRLAADVHPNPSCTQWKIGLKRGTTFSDGAPVDAEAFARGWARSATVKDGPAAYLMNDIAGYREVASGKADELSGVTVVSGGQLSVQLTSPNCEFPARLAEPVFMPVPQLAGDADNAAYNSRPIGNGPFTLDQYQENRRVTLVRNDSWAFGKTKLDRVVVELGDDPARGRASYAGGLVDWHVLTSDDVSTAPRNERVTRLGPYTRMLVPVMARGPMKSKGAREAVSLALDREKLSRLFGDVHAPARGIVSASIPGFGERGRCASCDGPDPEKAKAVARQAGLEPGTEVKLHFTGSPINQRIAEAVRTELERTLALKIEMSVTPPARFPEFRDALASKDASGLAVFAYGPDYPGAYTMLWPLLGSENVATDDNGRYNLSGWKNREFDTLISNAVKTSGEAGRNRLFGEAEKLALDDLALIPLLEEGYTAVAKTDKYVRLEMDYDGDPTVATAALK
- a CDS encoding DUF4193 domain-containing protein, with the translated sequence MATDYDSPRKTDDDLSEDSLQELQARRADKAASIIDEDLDAGEVAELPGADLSNEELTFRVVPRQADEFTCTRCFLVHHRSQLATEKNGQPVCRECAA